ATGCAAACGCTAGAGATGCCAAGGCTGCTATTCCAAAACCAGCAGTTATTAGTCTTCTCTTCCCAATATAATCTGAGTAAGCACCGAGGGGATATGCAGAGAGAGCATAAATCAAGTTGAAAAGTGCATAGAATCCTAATCCCTGAACTACTGTGAGACCAAGCTCTTCAGCCTTCCAGAGAGTGAAAGCATAACTGTACCTCCCTAAGGCACCTATTGCAACTATGATCAAGAACATTTGAAGATTTCTTGACCTCAATGCAGATATCCCTTTTATTTTCTTTCTAACTTCTCCACCTTTATCAACAACGAATAGCAGGACTATCAACACTCCTATTAGTCCAGGAAGTGCTGAAATTAGGAAGATTCTTCTGTATGCAGTAACCCTTGGAATGTTTGCAAAGAGTGAGATTAACGCTATAGATACTAATGGGCCCGCAACTGCTCCAAGAGTATCCATCATCCTATGAAAGCCAAAAGATTTTCCTGTTTTTCCTTTTTCGCTAGATTCAGCTATCAGGGCATCTCTGGGAGCAGTTCTTATTCCTTTTCCGATTCTGTCAATTATTCTCAGTCCAACAAACTCCCACCAACTACTTATGAAGGCAAGGGATCCCTTAGCAATTGCAGAAAGAGTATATCCGAGAGCAACGAACACCTTCCTCTTCCTGAACTTGTCACTGAAGTACCCGAATAGAACTTTGAAGAGTGAGCTCAAACTTTCTATGAGCCCCATTATTGATCCACTCAAAGCTTTCCCTATCCCAAGGATATCTGTTAAGTAAGTTGGAACTATTGGCATTATCATTTCACTGCTCATGTCATTAAGAAAGCTGACCAGTCCCAGAAGAAATACATTCCAGCTTATTCCAAATATCTTTCTTTCCTCCCTACTCATCGTTATCACCTAAGATTTCACTACAGAGCTCTCTAACTTTCTTTTTTCCCTCTTCAAGCACTTTAACACCCTCTTCTGTTATCTCATAAATTCTGATCCTCTTTCCATTCCTAACCTCCCATCTGCTATGGAGAAGGCCCTCCTCCTCAAGAGAATGGAGCAGGGGATAAATCGTTCCGGGGCTTATGGAGTAGCCGTGTCTTTCGAGCTCTTTCATAATAAAAGTCCCTGTTATGCCCTCTTTCTTTGCATGGTGAAGTATGTGGAGTGTTAGAAAGTCTCGGTATTTCATATCGAACACCGATATCGAAATTCGATATTGCCTTATAAAGTTTTCTTTATAAGCCCATAAAAAAGAGCATAAGTTGGGGATAGGAATGAAGATAAAGCTTGAACATGGTGCCGGAGGAGAGTTAATGGAAGAGTTAATCCGAACGGTAATTCTAAAGAACATAAAGATTAGCTCTGCAGGCGGAATAGGGCTTGAGGCATTGGATGATGGGGCTACAATACCACTTGGAGACGAGCATATAGTGTTCACGATAGACGGGCATACAGTCAAGCCGATATTTTTCCCCGGCGGGGATATAGGAAGATTAGCGGTTAGCGGGACAGTCAACGATCTTGCCGTAATGGGAGCAAAACCACTAGCTTTGGCAAGCTCTCTCATAATTGGGGAAGGGTTTGAAGTGAGCGACCTGGAGAGGATATTAAAATCGATGAACGATACAGCTCAAGAAGTTCCTGTTCCGATAATTACAGGTGATACAAAGGTCGTTGAAGATGAAATTGGAATATTCGTGATAACAGCGGGAGTTGGGATTACCCAGAGGCCGATAACGGATTCAGGAGCTAAAATTGGAGATCTTGTTCTAGTAAGCGGAACAATTGGAGACCATGGAATTGCCCTCATGAGCCACAGGGAAGGGATATCCTTTGAAACAGAACTTAAGAGTGACGTTTCTCCAATATGGGATGTTGTCGAAGCAGTGGCTAAGGAAATAGGGTGGGAGAATATTCATGCAATGAAGGATCCCACCAGAGGAGGTTTAAGTAACGCCCTTAATGAAATGGCCAGAAAAGCTAACGTTGGAATTCTGGTGAGGGAGAACGATATTCCAATAAAACCCGAAGTTAAAGCTGCAAGTGAAATGCTTGGAATAAGTCCCTACGAAGTTGCCAATGAAGGAAAGGTTGTTATGATAGTCTCCAAGGAGTACGGAGAAGACGCCCTTGAGGCTATGAAAAAGCTTGAAAAGGGAAAAAATGCTGCAATAATTGGAGAAGTAATTAAAGAGTATCCTGGAAAAGTTATACTCGAGACGGGAATTGGCGGAAAAAGATTCATGGAACCTCCAATTGGAGATCCCGTTCCAAGAGTCTGTTAATGCTTCAACTTCTTAAAGTTCTTGTCCATCTTTTCCATTTCCCTCCACTGTCTTCCGGGCCAGTAAATCTGTCCACAATTTGTGCACATATAGAACTCGTCGTAGGCTTCATAAACCTTGGGCGGAACTTTACCAGCTACATCCTCTTTCTTCACTCTAACTATTACTCCATTGCACTTAGGACACCTAGCATTCTCTGGAAACAGTTCCCCAAATTCAACCCCCTCATCCATAAGTTGCCTTATCTGCTCTTCCAGGGAATTTGACATTATTAGAATAGCCTTTACACCAAGCTTTTTTGCCCTTTCAACAAGGCCAGAATCCCTCGTCAGAATTATCCTGCCATCTTTTCTTGCTATCTTCACTATTTCTTCATCCTCTTTAATTCCATAGAGTGTATCATAACCATAAAGCCTCAGCCACCTTGCGAGTCTTCCAAGCATCATATCTGCTATGAACTTCATCGCCCAAATTTTTAGCTTCCCTCTTAAACAGGTTTTCCACCAATAAATTTAATTACCTTCATATGTATTTAATTTCAGGTGAGAAGATGAAGCTTATAAAAAACTTTCCTCCTAGCCTTTTCGCAAGCGTTATGGGAACTGGAGCCCTTGCAATTACGAGCAAAATGCTCTCAAAAGATTTTCAACAGCTAGAAGTGGTATCAAAAGCTCTTACTTACCTAAACCTAGCACTCTTTTTAGTTCTCCTAATTCCATGGGTAGCAAGATGGGTTCTCTATAAAGAGGATGCCCTAAAAGACTTAAGACATCCTGTAGTTTCTCATTTTTATGGAACAATAGCGATAGCAATGCTGATACTCTCTGCCGACCTTAGAATAGTTCTCAATTTGAAATCAGCTTATTACCTGTGGATTGCAGGAGTTATCATGACCATCGTATTTTCCCTTCTAATACCATACATAATGTTTACCGAGGAAGAGGTTAACATAAAAGCAATTGGACCAGCATGGTTTATTCCGCCAGTTGGGCTTATAGTTATTCCAATGACATGTCTCTACCCAAGAAGTGGCTTAATTGAGATGTTACTCTACTTCTCATGGAGCTCAGGCTTTTTCTTATACTTGGCGTTATTTTCCATAGTCATGCTTAGGTTCATAAGACACGAACCTCTACCATGTGGCTTGGCACCTTCTATCTGGATAAACCTTGGTCCTATCGGGGCTGGAACTGCATCTCTCTTGGCACTTTTGAACGGTGAATTAAAACTTCTTGGGGCTCTTCTCTGGGGTTTTGGAGTTTGGTGGCTCATAATGGCAATATTGCTAACTCTCTACTATCTCAGAAGGCTATCCCTCCCCTACAGTATCGCATGGTGGGCTTTCATCTTCCCATTAGGTGCTTACACTTCCGCAACGCTTAAAGTTGCTTCAATAACTGGAAATATTTTGATAAAAGAGTTTGGGATGGTTTTATATCTCCTTTTGTGGGCGTTGTGGATCATAACCTCTATAAGGAGCATAGTACATCTGGGAAAGATTATTGCAGGCGACTAACATCCCCCAAGGGCTTTCAAAAGAAAAGTAACTTTCCCTTTCTCCCACTTTATTAATACTTCTTAAAACTAATTAAAACTAAGTTAAGTAAGTTTGATAAGAGTAGGGAAAGACTTAATTTAAATTAGGTAATCATCTAAATGGTGAGATAGCCATGGAAAGAGTTGTGCAAATCCTAAAGGAAATCCTAGAAATACCTTCCCCAACGGGTTATACTAAAGAGATAATGGCATACCTAGAGAAATTTATGAAGGAAAACAACGTGAACTACCATTTTACTAACAAGGGGGCGTTGATAGCTGGAAATCATCCCAGACCTGAGCTCGTTGTGATAACCCACGTGGACACGTTAGGGGCAATGGTTAAGGAAATACTTCCAGATGGGCATATAGCATTCTCAAGAATAGGGGGGTTAGTTCTACCTGTATTTGAGGGGGAGTATTGCACGATAATAACGAGGAAAGGGAGAAAGTTCAGAGGAACATTATTACTTAAAAACCCAAGTGCTCACGTGAATAAAGAGGTTGGAAAGAAGGAGAGAAAGGAAGAAAACATGTATATAAGGCTGGATGAGCTGGTAGAGAAAAAGGATGACACAGAAAAACTCGGAATAAGACCTGGAGACTTCATAGCGTTTGATCCAAAATTTGAGTACGTTAACGGCTTCATAAAGGCCCACTTCTTGGACGATAAGGCAAGTGTTGCCGTAGTTCTTGACCTTATCTTAGATCTAAAGGATAAGCTTGACAATATCCCCGTGGCGTTCTTCTTTTCACCGTATGAGGAAGTTGGACATGGAGGCTCAGCTGGCTACCCGAAGTCGACAAAAGAGTTACTAGTCGTTGATATGGGGGTGGTTGGAGAGGGCGTTTACGGGAGAGAAACCGCAGTTTCTATAGCAGCTAAAGACTCCACAGGACCTTATGACTACGACATGACTACCCGGTTAATAGAGCTTGCTGAAGATAAGGGAATTCCCTACGTGGTTGATGTATTCCCATACTACGGTTCAGATGGCTCGGCGGCATTGAGGGCAGGATGGGACTTTAAGGTGGCTCTCATAGGACCAGGAGTTCATGCGAGTCATGGAATGGAAAGGACACATGTGAGAGGACTATACGCTACAAAAGACCTAATAAGGGCTTACATAGAGGATAAGTTTGGAGTTCCGATTTAGTTAGTCACAGAATGTCTCTATTATCCTCTGTATTATTTTACTTGTTTTAGCCCTATCTGCCTTATACAAATAAGGAAGCCTGATGACCTCGACATTTAACCCTTCCTTCTTAAGCTTCTTTTTCAAATCTTCACAGCTGAAGTCTTGATCAGGGCCAAGGGCTATTATGTCGGGTTTGAGCCGTTTTATCGTCTCTAAACTGACCTCACCGGGTTCTCCAATTACAACGTCATCAACATACTTTATGGCCCTAAGGACTTCTGCCCTATCTTCTGCGGGATTTATTGGAGGTCTCCCCTTCCTTCTCTTCACGGTTTCATCGTGGGCGACTATAACTATAAGCTCATCACCAAGCTCCTTGGCCATCTTTAGAAAGTGAATATGACCAACGTGGATTATATCAAAAACTCCTCCAACCACCACCCTTATCTTGCGGTTATTTCCCATATTTTATCCCTCGCATGATGGATTACCTTAACAGCCTTGCCCCTGTTTTTCTCTTTCATGGCTTTCCCGCTCATAAGAGCTATTCCTATCGCCAGCGGTCTTCCATAATTTTCCTCAATTATGAAAACAAAGTCTCCTTCTTTTATATTCTCGTCTGCATCAACTATTCCTGGGGCCATTACATCGGCTCCATTAAGTATGTGGGGAACGGCCCCTTCATCAACAACAACTCTTCTTGGCCACTTCTTTAAGTCTTCCTCGTCCGAAAGATTATACAGGGCTATGACAAGGGGAAATATAAGGTCTTTCCTCCTTATAAACATAGGCCTGTCATTGACAAGAATTATTTCAGTAGTTTTATCAAATTCTGCAACTTTCACGTCATCCTTCTTTTTGAGCATCTTCTGAGCTATCTCCTCACCGAACATTTCACCTAGTTGCCGTATTATTGCCTTAACTTCCTTCTTGCTCAATGGATGCTTAATCCTCAACTCCATTTTCCATCCCCTTTAAATTTAATTGACAATCTCCTCGTACAACTTTCTAGCGGCGTCCCTTGGATTTTCGGCATTGTATATGGATCTTCCAACAATTATATAATCAGCCCCAGCCTCCATAGCCTCTTTGGCCTTTCCTCCCTGCGCTCCTATTCCTGGTGTTAGAATCTTTATACTCCTCTTTAATTTTCCTCTGATGTACCTAATCCTCTCAGGTCTTGTACCCGGAGCTATAACACCAAAAGGCTCAACTTCATTTGCCATTTCTATAAATTTATCTGTTAAGGGGTTTATGAACTCTAACGCACCAGGATGGCTCATTTCAACGATCATTATTATTTGGCCAAGCTCTTTGACCGCAAGAACGCTATCCTTTCCAACGAAAGAATGAACTATGACATAATCGGCACCGGCTCCATAAATCTTCCTCGCTACAAGCCTGTTTGTGTTTGGAATGTCTGCGAGCTTTAAATCCGCTATTATCGGAAGACCTATCCCATCTTTTAATTCCCTTATTATGCTTATGCCACTTCCTATTATCAGAGGCCAGTTGACTTTGATCATTGATATATAATCCTTAACTTCCTTAGCAATTTTTATCGCTCTTTCCCTTTCATAGACATCTAAGGCGAGAATTATCACTTGATCACCTCCATTAACTCCTGAGGAATACTGTCTTCTTTCATGACGAGTGCTACATGAATAGCTGCTCTCAAGGCCTTTCCGGGGCTGTCTGCCCAGGCTATTACAATGGCATCTCCTTCTTTATAATAACCTGAAAGCTTCTCAACTATTTCTGGATATGTTTCTTTGAGCGGCCTCAGATCCTCGGGAAACACAATATCCCCGTCCTTCACTATCAGTATCATGGCTCCTTTAGCATCAAATCTTATAGCTTCGTCCCTGAGCTCTATTGATTTAAACTCACCTGGATTTTTCACAACAACGGCGAACGCTGGAAAATTCTCCACTTTGATTTCTATCGGCTCAGAAAATAACTCCTCAAGCTTGCCCTTGAGTTCCATACCTTCTTCAGTTAAGAAATGCCCTCTCTGTCTTGACTTTATGAGTCCAAGCTGAGTGAGCTTCCTTAAGAGGGTTCTTATAGTTCCCTCCCCCAGTTCTAACTTTTCTGCCATTTGCTTTCTTCCAACTGGATCCTTAAGCATGAATATTACTGCAAAGGCATCTTCAAGGGTGTATTCGGGGTATGCCCCCCGCCTCCGTTCCACTCTCACCACCAAATCAAAACTTTGCTTGGAAACTAAATAAAGTTTAACCTAGGGCCCAGAAACCTTTAAAAGGAGGTAAAAGAGAATTCAAAAAAGAACACTTCTGGAGGTGTTAGAAGATGAAAGAGATAGTAGAGAGGGTTAAAGCCAAAACAAAGATACCAGTTTATGAGAGAAGCGTAGAAAACGTATTGTCTGCCATTTTAGCGAGCAGTGATATCTGGAGAATAGTCGACCTCAGTGAAGAACCTCTTCCTCTCGTCGTTGCAATCCTAGAAGCTTTAAATGAGCTGGGTTATGTTGACTTTAAGGATGGAGTCAAGCTAACAGAAAAGGGAGAAAATCTTATAGCAGAGTACGGAATTGGGAAGAGGTACGATTACACATGCCCACACTGCCAAGGTAAAACAGTTGATCTCCAAGCCTTTGCTGACCTATTGGAGCAATTCAGAGAAATCGTAAAGGACAGGCCAGAACCAGTCCATGAATATGACCAGGCTTATGTGACCCCTGAAACGACCGTAGCAAGGGTTATACTAATGCACACGAGAGGAGATCTAGAGAACAAAGAAGTTTTTGTTCTTGGCGATGACGACTTAACGAGTGTTGCCCTAATGCTATCAGGTTTACCAAAGAGAATAGCCGTTCTCGACATAGACGAGAGGCTAATCAAGTTCATAGAAAAAGTTGCCGATGAGATTGGGTACAATGACATCGAAATATTCACCTTTGACCTGAGAAAGCCCTTGCCGGATTATGCTCTTCACAAGTTTGACACCTTCATAACGGATCCTCCAGAAACCGTTAAGGCAATAAGAGCCTTCGTTGGAAGAGGAATAGCAACACTCAAAGGTCCAAGATGTGCCGGATACTTTGGAATTACTAGGAGAGAAAGCTCTCTAGACAAGTGGAGGGAAATTCAGAAGTTGTTGATAAATGAGTTCAATGTTGTTATAACAGACATAATAAGGAACTTCAACGAATACGTAAACTGGGGATACGCTGAAGAGACTAGAGCTTGGAAGCTCATCCCAATTAAGAAGCTCCCAGAGTATAACTGGTACAAGAGCTATATGTTCAGGATTGAGACATTAGAGGGCTCAAGAGGATACGAAGAGGAAATAACTGATGAGGATATTTACAACGATGAAGAGGCATCAACAACATGATATTTCCACTTTCTTCCTTATACTTTGCTTTATGTAAAAAAAGTATAAGAGAAGAAAACTGCTTCACTTGATAATAACTTCGGCAAAGTTCGTGAACTCATCGAAATCCGTCCACTCATTGTCACTGTCGTGAAGTGCTGGTTGGTCTGGAAGTGCGTCTACAGCTGAATCCCCAATCCCTTGCCCTGTTATGTATGCGACTATGTAAATCTTCTCTGGCTTTCCACCGAGAACCTTCCATGGTATTGCTATTTCAAGTGTTTGCAGTCCGTCATCTCCACCACTGTAGGCATAGAATGCATACTTATCAAGCTTAAGATACTCCCAAGTTCCATTTCTCCAGATAGCTAAGTTGGCAGATGTTATATTGTTAGTACCTGGGCTTCCGAAGAACTCTCCATTCCAGAATAGGTATATCTGTGCATCTATTCCTCTCGTGAAGTCGATGTTCCTTCCCCATGCGTCTCCTCCGGTGGTATAGCCACCTTCCTTATAATCAAGGGAAATTCCGTAGGCTATTCTCCATGAAGCCTTGTTATTAGTCCTTAAAGCCAGATACAAGAAGTTGTCGTCGTAGTCTACATAAAGAGCTTTTAGATCGGCGCCTTCTTGTCCAAATCCAGTAGTATCCTCCACAAGTGGCTTTACACTCCAATCTGTTAAGTTGCCATCAATGTTCTTCTTTAACTCCTTCTTTAACTCCTGCATTTCTCTAGCCCATTCCAGTTCTTTAGAAGTTATAATCTCTATTATCCGTTGAAGCTTGGCGTTTATCCTAATAAGGCCCGTATATGCCCTGTATATCTTAACAGCAGTTGATATTGTGAATTTTCCTGAATTAACATCTCTTACTGCCTCATTGTATAATCTCTCGAGCTCGTAAACTTTTGAAGTGAGCTCTTCGATTTCTTTGGTAAACTCTGCGGGAACACTTAATGAGCTGAGGTTTTGGAGAAGTATAGAGTACTTGGCATACTCTGTCTGGAACCTAGATAGTCCATAGTACCTTGCAACATCCATAAATGCGTTAACGTTTCTCCTTCTCTCCTCAGCTAACCTCTCTTCAAGGTAGTTAATTACTTCCCCTCTCTCGACCCCAGCATTAAAAGTTATCTTTATGTAATAGTCAGGTATGTTATCTTTAAGTTCCTCTTCTGTTGAGGCTTCTGAAATTGTATCCACAATGTCGCTTATATCGTCGTTTGCAAAGGGATCTCCAAAGTTCCAAACTGCAGGACCATAGCTAAATGCTGTTGCAACCTGTAACTTGATAGTTTCTGAATTGTTTATTGCGGATAATGGAATCCTTATCTCTATCGTGTTCATATCTAAGTTAATTCCGACGATTGCATCACTGACTTGTATTATGTTCCCGTCTGAATCTAGTATGTAGAATAATGAAGATTTTGACGAACCTGGTCCTGCAACTACCTCCTTCTCCCCAGAATATTCACTACTGGCAAGATTTACGACAATCTGAATATCCCACGGAATTATCGTCTTAGTATCCATGTCTCCAGCGAACCAATATACACCACCGGCTTTGTAGTCTATTGGAATCGCAACAAATGTTGCCCCGTTGTCTCCAATCTTTATATTGCTCATATTTTCAAACATTAGTAGGAAGTATACGTACTTCTCGTCTTTTGTCACTCCAAACTCAACTAGGTCTGAATGTTCAGAACTCTTCCCGGGAAGGTACGGATCTTTATCTTTTCTTTGATCTCCAACTGCATCCTTCCAGATGAAGTATCCACTAGTAACTTCGTAGGAATTATCAGTTAAAGAAACCTTTGGCCAATCATCTGGATTTCCATCCACATCTACCTTTCCAACCCAGACAACGCTCACGTCTAAACTGTATTCGTTATTGTTTTCATTGAGTTCTAATACTGAATTCTCTTCATCAACAACGGCCTTTATAGTGTAATCTCCCACACTTGTAGGAGTCCAGTTGAAGGTTATCGTCTTTTCTTCTCTCGCATCTACGGAAATAGTCCAGTTCTTATAGAGAGTGTTGTTGATGTAAACCTTAACCGTCGTTTCTGAAATTGGAAGATCTCCTAAGTTTCTAACGTGTACAGAGTACTCCGCCTCCCTATTCACCCCGACAACAGTTGGGCCTGAGATGGTAACTGTAAGATCAGGGAATTCAAATGTCGTCGCTAGCATACTAAACACATCTTCATCTGTCCACTCACTCCCGATGTTCGAGTAATCAATAGCTGGATCATAGGGAGCAGTGTCAACGGCGCTACTCCCATCACCTCCGGTAACCCAGGCTATAATGGCAAACCTTTCTTTGAAGCCACCGAGAGCGCTCCAGGGTATCTTTATCTCTAGTGTTTGTAGCCCCGTAGTAGTATCGCCAGTATAGGCAAATTCTCCGCCAACTTCGCTTATACTCTTGTAATCCCATCCCTCACCAGTCCAAGTTATGAAATTATCGGCCGTTATTCCAGAAGATCCGCTCCACCAGAAGTAAATCTCATAATCTATGGCAAATCCAGAGAATGTTATTTTCCTTCCCCAAGCGTCTGTCTCCCCGACAGCGCTACTATATCCATTGTCACTTCCTGGATCTACGTCAATTCCAATTCCATATGCAACGTCCCAACTCTGAGAATTATTTGTTCTTATCGCGATGTACAAGTAATCCGCATCCCAGGAAACATATAGTGCCTCTATATCTGCTCCGGGGAGCCCACTTGGTAGTGAGGGAATCTTCTCATTTTCTGTCCAATCACTAAGATCTCCGTCAATGACTTTTGAAGATACTGAAACGACAGCTAAGTTAGTAAACGTATCGTCATCAGTCCACTCGCTTCCTATGTTGGAATAATCTATGGTAGGATCCACGGGAAGTGAGTCAACGGCACTACTACCATCTCCCCCGGCAATCCATGCAATGATGCCAATTTTTTCAGGTTTCTCACCAAAAGCACTCCAAGGAATTCTTATTTCTAGAGTCTGCAATCCATTACTCGAATCTCCCGAATATGCAAATTCTCCGCCAACTTCGCTTATACTCTTGTAATCCCATCCCTCACCAGTCCAAGTTATGAAATTATCGGCCGTTATTCCAGAAGATCCGCTCCACCAGAAGTAAATCTCGTAGTCGATTCCAAAATTATTCCCAAACGATATTTTCCTTCCCCAGGCGTCACTTGTTCCCTTGTATCCAGTCCCTGCACCTGGGTCTATGTCAATTCCAATTCCATATGCAACATCCCAACTCTGAGAATTATTAGTCTTAATTGCTATGTAGAGATAGTTCTCATCCCATGCAATGTAGAGCTTATCCAAATTGGCTCCTGCTAATCCTGAATCTTTCCCTATTGCAACAACATCAGCTTTTAGCCATTCCGTTAAGCTACTGTCTATTGTCTTTGTTCCATACATTGCAGCCACTGGTTGAAATACTGAGAATATCATAACAAGCACAAGTGAAATCCCAATTGTCCAACGCACTACACCCAAAAGTAATCACCTCAAGTGATACATTAATTCGCTGGACTTTATATATTTTATCTCTGTAAAAACTTTCACTAGAACAACCTAATACTGCATTAAAATGAGCATCTACATTTAAGAAAAAACGGAGGGAGAAAATGAAACTTTAAAACTAATTTAGAACTTTATCCCGCCAATCAATAATGCAAGAACGGCCTTTTGGGCATGGAGCCTGTTCTCGGCCTGATCCCAGACAACACTGTTTGGTGAATCAATAACATCATCAGTAACTTCCTCTCCCCTGTGGGCTGGTAGGCAGTGCATGAACATATAGTCCGGCTTTGCATGCTTGACTAGGTCCTTGTTCACTTGGAACGGCTTGAATATCTTTCTTCTCTCCTCAGCCTCGGCTTCTTGGCCCATTGAAGCCCACACGTCAGTATAGACAACATCGGCATCCTTAACCGCTTTAACAGGATCGTGGAGTAACTCGAAGCTTCCCCCACTCTCTGCGGCATTCTTTTCGGCCCACTTAATTACCTTCTCATCGGGCTCATATCCCTCGGGAGTAGCAACAACAACGTCAGCACCGAGCTTTGTTCCCGCTATCATGAGAGAGTGTGCGACGTTATTGCCGTCTCCAACATATGCAACTTTCACGCCTTGAATCCTGCCCTTCTTCTCCCAAATCGTCATATAGTCTGCCAAGGCTTGGCATGGATGTGAGAAGTCGCTGAGTCCGTTTATTACCGGAACTGATGCATACTTAGCGAGATCTTCGACGTCCTTATGATCATAAACCCTTGCCATTATAGCATCTACATACCTGCTGAGAACCCTTGCCGTATCAGCTATAGTCTCTCCCCTCCTAAGCTGTAGGTCTTGAGCGTTCAGATAGAGGGCATGCCCGCCAAGGTGAGCCATTGCAACTTCAAAGCTCACTCTAGTTCTTGTGGAGGGCTTCTGGAAGATCATTGCGAGTGTTTTGCCCTCAAGAAGTCTGTGAGGCTTTCCTATCTTCTGCCAAATCTTGAGCATCTTTGCGGTCTCGAGTATTGTCCATATCTCTTCCGGAGTGTAGTCCTGTAAACATAGAAGGTCTCTTCCGGCCAGGCTAACCACCATGTTCATCACCGCTAAAATGTTTTCAGGCATTTTAATAACTCTTTCGTCAAAAAACCTGTTCATAAACCGAATATGTTTAGGAATAACGGGAGATATTGGTTTCCAAATGTAATGGGGATACCTATCTTATCTTGCTAATTTCAGTATCTCCTGTGGAGCACCGGCAATCTCTACGAGGTACTCTGCCTCAACTATATGAAGCCTTCCTGGAACTACGAGAACGTGAGGTTGCCTTCCGAAGTCCTCCTCTATTAAATCCCTAACGTACCCGGCCCTTATCGTTGGTTCTAAAGAGCCGGCCCTTGCCAAGACAACGACCAATGTGTTCGGGGTGAAAACACCCTCACCCTTCATTTCTTCAACTTTAAGTAGGAGCTCCATAGCTTCATTGGCCGTCATGTATTTTCCCTTTTCAGCT
This is a stretch of genomic DNA from Pyrococcus sp. ST04. It encodes these proteins:
- a CDS encoding MFS transporter, whose protein sequence is MSREERKIFGISWNVFLLGLVSFLNDMSSEMIMPIVPTYLTDILGIGKALSGSIMGLIESLSSLFKVLFGYFSDKFRKRKVFVALGYTLSAIAKGSLAFISSWWEFVGLRIIDRIGKGIRTAPRDALIAESSEKGKTGKSFGFHRMMDTLGAVAGPLVSIALISLFANIPRVTAYRRIFLISALPGLIGVLIVLLFVVDKGGEVRKKIKGISALRSRNLQMFLIIVAIGALGRYSYAFTLWKAEELGLTVVQGLGFYALFNLIYALSAYPLGAYSDYIGKRRLITAGFGIAALASLAFAFARNIYELALAFILYGIYIAIEDTIPRAYMADLAKEFEKGTVIGAYHTVFGVFVFPASVIAGVLWQNYSLTHAFLYASIMNLVAMVLMLLTRES
- a CDS encoding PadR family transcriptional regulator; translated protein: MKYRDFLTLHILHHAKKEGITGTFIMKELERHGYSISPGTIYPLLHSLEEEGLLHSRWEVRNGKRIRIYEITEEGVKVLEEGKKKVRELCSEILGDNDE
- the hypE gene encoding hydrogenase expression/formation protein HypE, translating into MKIKLEHGAGGELMEELIRTVILKNIKISSAGGIGLEALDDGATIPLGDEHIVFTIDGHTVKPIFFPGGDIGRLAVSGTVNDLAVMGAKPLALASSLIIGEGFEVSDLERILKSMNDTAQEVPVPIITGDTKVVEDEIGIFVITAGVGITQRPITDSGAKIGDLVLVSGTIGDHGIALMSHREGISFETELKSDVSPIWDVVEAVAKEIGWENIHAMKDPTRGGLSNALNEMARKANVGILVRENDIPIKPEVKAASEMLGISPYEVANEGKVVMIVSKEYGEDALEAMKKLEKGKNAAIIGEVIKEYPGKVILETGIGGKRFMEPPIGDPVPRVC
- a CDS encoding Mut7-C RNAse domain-containing protein; its protein translation is MKFIADMMLGRLARWLRLYGYDTLYGIKEDEEIVKIARKDGRIILTRDSGLVERAKKLGVKAILIMSNSLEEQIRQLMDEGVEFGELFPENARCPKCNGVIVRVKKEDVAGKVPPKVYEAYDEFYMCTNCGQIYWPGRQWREMEKMDKNFKKLKH
- the tdt gene encoding tellurite-resistance/dicarboxylate transporter, with protein sequence MKLIKNFPPSLFASVMGTGALAITSKMLSKDFQQLEVVSKALTYLNLALFLVLLIPWVARWVLYKEDALKDLRHPVVSHFYGTIAIAMLILSADLRIVLNLKSAYYLWIAGVIMTIVFSLLIPYIMFTEEEVNIKAIGPAWFIPPVGLIVIPMTCLYPRSGLIEMLLYFSWSSGFFLYLALFSIVMLRFIRHEPLPCGLAPSIWINLGPIGAGTASLLALLNGELKLLGALLWGFGVWWLIMAILLTLYYLRRLSLPYSIAWWAFIFPLGAYTSATLKVASITGNILIKEFGMVLYLLLWALWIITSIRSIVHLGKIIAGD
- a CDS encoding M42 family metallopeptidase: MERVVQILKEILEIPSPTGYTKEIMAYLEKFMKENNVNYHFTNKGALIAGNHPRPELVVITHVDTLGAMVKEILPDGHIAFSRIGGLVLPVFEGEYCTIITRKGRKFRGTLLLKNPSAHVNKEVGKKERKEENMYIRLDELVEKKDDTEKLGIRPGDFIAFDPKFEYVNGFIKAHFLDDKASVAVVLDLILDLKDKLDNIPVAFFFSPYEEVGHGGSAGYPKSTKELLVVDMGVVGEGVYGRETAVSIAAKDSTGPYDYDMTTRLIELAEDKGIPYVVDVFPYYGSDGSAALRAGWDFKVALIGPGVHASHGMERTHVRGLYATKDLIRAYIEDKFGVPI
- a CDS encoding adenylyltransferase/cytidyltransferase family protein, which gives rise to MGNNRKIRVVVGGVFDIIHVGHIHFLKMAKELGDELIVIVAHDETVKRRKGRPPINPAEDRAEVLRAIKYVDDVVIGEPGEVSLETIKRLKPDIIALGPDQDFSCEDLKKKLKKEGLNVEVIRLPYLYKADRAKTSKIIQRIIETFCD
- a CDS encoding RNA-binding protein, whose product is MELRIKHPLSKKEVKAIIRQLGEMFGEEIAQKMLKKKDDVKVAEFDKTTEIILVNDRPMFIRRKDLIFPLVIALYNLSDEEDLKKWPRRVVVDEGAVPHILNGADVMAPGIVDADENIKEGDFVFIIEENYGRPLAIGIALMSGKAMKEKNRGKAVKVIHHARDKIWEITAR
- the pyrF gene encoding orotidine-5'-phosphate decarboxylase codes for the protein MIILALDVYERERAIKIAKEVKDYISMIKVNWPLIIGSGISIIRELKDGIGLPIIADLKLADIPNTNRLVARKIYGAGADYVIVHSFVGKDSVLAVKELGQIIMIVEMSHPGALEFINPLTDKFIEMANEVEPFGVIAPGTRPERIRYIRGKLKRSIKILTPGIGAQGGKAKEAMEAGADYIIVGRSIYNAENPRDAARKLYEEIVN